TAAAATTTAATCAACGTGACTACTGTACATGCACGGGAGTGAACGGAGAGCTGAGCTATATATAATATGGCACTATTCATCATATGACACTATCCATCATATTTGGCACATGATACTATTTATCATTTTTGGAAAATTAAGTGTCAAACAcgcatgctaaatttataaatacgacaTCTGACATTGCTGGTTATTCGATAAATACGGTCGAATATATTATCTACTTTTAGTTTTTTACCACCAATTCCTAACTCAATAAATAGTACTTTGGTACTGACCATATTCTCGTAGAATATCATGATCATTTTATTGAGAAAAGCTATTTCTTTCTACCAACCCGCTACTTCCTAAGGGTGGGAAGAATCCTGTTCACGACTACTCGAGTTTGaagttaaattttaattaagattttttttataaaatatattatttatagctgctaaatatttttataatttaattaaatactagttaaaatacataaaaatatgattttaaaaaaaatacacctaTTATGTTTAAACAAGAAGTAATAACTTAGATGTACGACATAATTGATCGACCCATTCTTTTCAAACCAAAAAATGTATTAGTTAGACGCCTTATCCACGCATTTGCGCAACTCCAAATAGAGAAACCTCTGACAAAATATATGTCTTGAGATTACACGAAATGTGAGTCAGAACACCACATGGAGCACATCTGTCATGAGGACCTTCACTATAGGGTACAAGCACGTCAAAACCAATCTAATTGGAGCTGACTAAAGACTATATGGTACACACTAAGCTTGAGTTCTTGACAGCTACTAAACTGCAAATTCAGATCATAACGAAGCAACATCCTGTAATTGTGCGCTTCCATACGTCTGCAACAATAGTACACTACGAACAATCACAACGTTGGAAGCTCCacgtcatatatatatatatatatatatattcagtaATTGTCCCGAGATTTTGCATCCTTGGATCCACCCTGTCCTCTTGGGGAATATATAGATGAAGCTGGTACGACACCTTGGTTTTTAGCAGGGCCCAGGTGTTGCTTTTTCTGCATAGCCAAAAAAACAGTCATGTTTAAGAGTTATAATGGCAAATGGATTTGTACGATGGAGAAGGGAAGATACACTAACATGGGATTTCAGTGATGAGGAATCATCCACAGCTCCAGCCACATGGTCCAACGACTGATGGAAAAGTAACAGAGCTATAGACCGATCAATTGGGTTTGTCTGTGTCTCAATGCTCCGAGGATCGACAAACCTGCGAAACAGAAACATCAAAGTGGAAAGGCAACACATAGACAAATTCATTTTCTTGCCTGCCTTGCATCGTAAGTAACATAACGAGGATCAGGTTCACCATGTGCTTTAGAACTGTGACTTGAAAGAATTACCAAGTGCATCATTTCTTGTCATTTTTACTTTGTCTGATAAAGCAGGCAGCTAGATCTAACGGTGTACGTAACTACATATTATATTGTCACAGACTAATTTCAACAGTCGATGGTTAGGTTAATATTAAGTTACTACAATTCTTATAAAAATTGGTTTCCAATGACTTAGTGTAAAACAGATAAATGTTTATGAAAATGAATCAAATTAAGAACTATATTTTGACTTGGACTAGCTTCTCAAGGACTAAGATAGCAAGAATTGTTCAAACGACATAAGGTTGAACATGCCAGAAAGACATTTGAAGATAATGTTCAACCTTAATGGACTATCATCTCAAGGACTATAAGATATCAAGAACTAAGACGTTGCATTAGGAGCATTCAGATAAAATCGAGGAGTTTGTAATTAAACAATAAGGAAATGTATTTCAATGGACAATAACAGTTTTCAAAGTCATAAATACTGATTCATGATTGGGCAAGTATAGAGAACATCTTTTGTGAGGAACAACGTACTTGCGTGAAGTTTCTGCATTTTGCATATCCTTTGCATCCTGGCTATCTCCATTGCTGTTCGTCGTATTTGGAAAAACTTGCCTATGTTGTGCGCTTCGTGCCAGGCGGTATAAACCATCTCTAATGCACAATTTAGTTTGGACATCCAGCTGAAGCAGACACGTAAAGTAACTTTAATACTGCGATGCATAGATTATTAAAAGTAGTTTAGTTTCCTCTAAGAGGAAGGATGCAAATAGAAATTTTGGTTGTACCAATATTAAAGGTCTTGATTGATCAAGTCTATGATCATTTGGAGAAATCAGAAAGCCAAGACACAAGGAAGTGGAAACATAGCGTGAATTTGCAACAATAAAGTGAAGGGGTTATCGCGCTGTAGCTATCTACTTCATGCGATATTATAAAAAAGCGGCAAGTATACCGTTATACCTGACTAACAGCATCCTGAAGTTGCCGAAAGCTGCTTTCTTCAACTGAGTTATCAGAGGACATAGATGAGCCATCCACTACCATTGAACTACCCATTGTAACTTGAGGATCCCCCAAAGTTCTTTTCCCTAACCCCCTTTTTTCAGTTTCATAATTCTCACAAGGATATGACGCTCTTCTTGTCAATGCTTGAGGATGTCCGTTCAACACATTATCACTTGTGGGCTGTCTCGGTTGTATGTTTACAACTTTCGTCTGCACTGCACTTGTAAAGTGTCACATCAGCTAATCATACCACAAGAGTACAAGACAAATAAACATGTTCAGAAGAACTACTAGAAAATATTCTATCTGAAAATTTGCTTGTATATTACCCTTTGAGTTCCTCTGTGCAAAAGAAGCACCAGATGGACTAAACTGACAATTTCTTTCTGCATAGGACTCAGAAGTAATGTTGCTTGGTGAACTGGAATCTAAGTGGTGCCTTTGCTTCAGTAAATCCTGAGAGGTACTCAGCTGAGAAGCTGAAGCTATAGAAAATTTCTTGTCTTCAATAACTTGAGTGGCGTTTTCTGATGAATATTGACTTCCAACCTGCAATTAGGACACGCCATTAAATCAATGAAGAACATGAGATTAAATTGCATAAGTAATATCTCATCCTTACGATAAAGATGATCTCTCATCCTTATGGCACAACCTCCTAAGCACTAATCATTCTCAGAAACAATCCAGTGGTAAACCCAATACAAACATAGACAAGCAGGAGGAAATTGTACTAAGACCTTGCAGCACAAAAACGTACAAACAACCACgccttttagtcccaagcaagttggggtggGCACAGTAATAGCAACACAGAAGCATGGTTGTACTTGGACACTAAATTAACTATATCTTCATTTATGTTTCAGCATTACTGTTAATATGGTTGTACTTCACCATCAAATTAAGAAGTAGTCCCTAAGATCGCTGAAGTTAATGAATTTTGGTGTTATTTGAATGATTGAAATAACCTGATGGAATTACCATATCAAAGTTTCCATGTCCATTGCATATCTGGTCAGTGGGCAACAACTCCATCACATCCTCTTGGTAAACCTATGGTGGATACAAGAATTAAAGACGATAAAAGAAATATATGGTGTCAATCAATAAGACTagaaaaaagggaaataatTTACTTCGCCATATGCATTCACATTCTTTTGCTCACTGAACAGGTAAGTGTCATTGAATTGCTTGTCACATAGAGCAGCTGAAGGATCAACCGAGGGTAATGATTTATCTTCTGCACAATGGAATGCTGAGAGGTCATCCAGAATACCATAATCTGAATATGAGGTGTCAAACCCTTGCTGCAGAGCAACATCAGAAGAATAAACGGCATCTGAAGAAGGAATCCAAGATAGGTCATCTGTGTTCTCCAGCTGCTTCTGACCATATGTGGCATCACACCTCCttttccaaaaaataaataaatagagtTATCCTTTGTCACCTGTTTACACAAGAGAAGATCTTAGACATAGCCAACAATCGAAGTGTTCTGAATACCTGAATAATGTGTCGACATCCTCAAAATTGTCTATGCCAGGCCAATCGATGTAGTTTAGATCATTATCCCCATAACTGAGGCTACCTTCAGGAGCACTATGGTTATTAAGAATGGGCGAACCATTGCTCAGAGCAAACTGACAGGTGTTCCAATTATCTGTTGGACATCTGGTTTCAGCAATTGTATTTTCTTCTCTCAATGGAAAGGCATTTGAGCTATCTTTGCATTCTCCTATGCAGTCACTGGTACTGTTTATATCCTGGGATACTATCCCATTGGCAGATTGGATGTGctctgaattaaatttctgtgaATCAGAGTTATTTGCTCCAGAGATGACACCTTGGTGGCTTTTCTCACTAGCAAACGCATTCTTCAACTTCTTACTACTAGTTATACTAGGAGATTCAATTCCAATTTCATGTTCGCTGTTATTGTTATTACTCCGGGCAAACTCATCCTTGAAATTACCTTCAAACTGTTAAAGCACTATTAGTCATAGGCCTAGAGCCAGCAAATTCAGTAACTTTCAATGGAATGCCAAGTAAGAGAAGGCTCAAAGCAACAAAGCACTGTTATTTGCCAAGGTCCAACGCAACAGATGATTGTGACTAGGGTATGATCCATTAAAGAGTTCAGCATGAAGTTGACTACTGATAGAGTGGTAGTATGTCAATCAATCCTTGAAATTTTAAATACTGGTCAACTTACTTCAATCAAAGGAAACTCTCTATAGTTGATGGGCACTTGGAACTTTCCAATATGATGGGCTAGCCCACTAAACCCCCACTAATCTATCCATAGCAAAAACAATTGCAGATCTATTACAAGTGGCAAGCGCACTTCAAGGAATATTTTTAGTAATGCTAAGCTGAGTACCAAAAAACAAACTAACCAGAATTCAAGCTAACCAAGCAGGGAACGAGGCTTTGAAGCATAACCAATAGCTATCGAATCCAAATTAGCTTCAATGCTAGAATATACAGATATTTTTCATTCTTACATCAGCTGATAGAAATAAAGAATAAATACGCATATTCTACCTAGAATCCTATATAATCCTATATAATCCACCAACAgactaatttatcaatcaataCACTTGCACAAATTATTTGAAATTACAGAACATAACCCTCAGAGAACATACTCTGACCTATTTCTTCTCAATTTTTCACTTCCTGTCAGTGatatcaccaaaaaaaaaagatatttacTTATTATTTCCTTCCTTTATCCATAATCATAAAGAATTCCTCAAGAACTAATGCCCAATTCTTCCCATTTATTAATTGCTATAATTTTAGCACATATCCAAGGAAACAGGAATTTCTACATTGGGAATTGCAAGTAGCAAACAAATACATTCCACATCATTGGTTATCAACCTATCTACCAAACGATGTGGTTAAGAAAAGTATTGCGATGACATCCATCAAGAAATTCATGGAATTGACATTACCTCGCCCACCCTCCAATCTGGCATCCCTACAAATTCTATCCGGGTCCGAAACTGTACCAATCCACCGGATTTGATATCATATTCAACTCAAGATCCCCAATTCTTGATCAAATCctacaaataaaaaaggaaagaaaatgagCTCAATTATCTGAAAAATATAAAGAAGCTGTGAACTGAACAAATAATCCTATTCGTAACCAGGATGCTATGGTCAATTGGTCATTCGCCAACAAAAACTACTGCAGCCATGCATAGTTGCCTACCTACTTGGGGGCTCATATCAAACTGCACgagaaaaagaaggagagaGAAAATCTGTCATACATACATCTGACGCCGTTAACATCTAAGAAGGCCTCTAATTAAGCTATGACAAATACAGAGACAATAATCCTACACAAAGCAAGGTAGTTAAAAATGGAAGGAAATTGGGGCGAACAGATTCTCACCTTCCCGAACAAAGAGCTGTGGATCAGAACCTGCAGAAACAATGAAAACTCCTGTAAAATCACCGGATAGTAGAAGCAACTTCACCAAAGATccaaaaacaattttttaagGAAAATAACAGAGAGGAAATCAGAATAATAATAGAAACAAAGCAAACCTAAGCAAGCGCGCACAAAACCACCAGCCGCCGCTCAAGAACgcacaaaaattgcaaatcccACAAACAATCgccagaaagagaaaaaaacaccGTACCACCCGAAACAGGGAAAATCCAAGGCTCCCACCCCGAAAGACGCATAAGACCATCGGGAGAAGAGAGAATTCCCACCTCAACCCGACGAAACCGACTGCTCTGCGTCGGCTCCAGGAACAAACAAGCAAACGGGGGGAAGAACCGGATCTTATCAGCGCAGTGGCTTcgagacgccgccgccgccgccgccgcgcaggGAAAGGAAGGTCTTGCTCGCTCCGCCCCTCGGCCTGCTCTGTCTCCAGATGCTTCCtcaaattttgttttcttttttcgctctagtattttttttagcggatagaggagagagatgaagagagagaggggggtgcCGCGGCGGCAGTATATGGGTGCGAGCACTGAAATTACCAAAAAGAAATTGATAAGCGAATTAAAAAAAgatgcttctttttttctttggcgCGTGTTGTTTATATAAGAAAAAGTTAGCGGCTGGGAGGCAACGTGGTGGGCCCGGGGCCGGTGGGGAGGTAGTGGACACGAGGCGCCGGCGCGATCCGATCTGTTGCCCGCTCCCCATTGGCCCAGGCCCACGCCGAGAGGGCCCGCGAGGCAGCAGTGGCGGAGGGTTCTGGAGAACGGGTGGGGCCCAGCTTGGCGTGCTCTGCTCCCCACATCACACCCGAACCAACAGCGAGCCGAGTTTTTTTTGCGCCTCCGCCCCCGCTCGCTTGTGTGGCCGTGAGCCGTGCTCGGCTGTGTCGGAGCCGGAAAGCATGTGCCGCCGGCCCGACCAAGAGGCCGACGCGTGGCCGCGATCAGATTGCGTGCTACTCGTGATTATACACGGTGCATAACTTCGTCGCAGTACATGAAATTTTAGTTCATTTATCTTAATGAAAACGGCGGTTGCTAATTTTCAATCGAGGAAAAATAAATGTATATTTTACTTGATAACAATAATTATTGGATGAATATCTAATagctgataaaaaaaattggttcagaagtgaacaatatttttctattatagAGACATATATAATTTTCTAGTGTATGTCAGACAAAAATTCTTGACTAAGTACAGATTAAAAGACAGAAGCACGATCAGATGATCGGATGGACAACGTGTCGAGTGAAATAAAGCTCTAATTTCAGTAGATTGCAAGTAGTAAATCcgataaaaaaaactcacaaaATAGACTAGAAAGTGGGATTTTAGTACATTTGTATTAAACAGGTTAGAGACGGTAGACGATCTTGCGCCCCTACAAAATGTTCATTACTCATAGGTTTGGAAATATCACGTTTATTCTCTTTTTTAACAAACCGACAGGAGAACTGctaattatattaaaaagaaaaggagtctAATAAGCTAATAAAGCACAAACGCTTGGTTTTTAAGAGAAAACACAGCTCAAAGCCACAACAACGCGAGCGAACTACCTAGCTAAACACTGTAACATCGCATCTAAGGAGGGAACGACTCCCAAGGACGTCGCCATCACCGGCGTCGATAGGATGGCGAAACAAGGCTTTTCACCCAGTGTTCCTGCCCCCAAGCGTGTAGAAGGGGGCCAGCGTTGACGTGGATAAACTACCAGCACATCATAGGCCTAGAATCGCACCACCAAAAACGCAGTCGATGGCCCCTCGAGCATGCGAAGCCACAAGCCGTAGAGCTCCGGTGCCACATGCCATAAGCCACAAGTCATCGCCAATCTATAGAGATCCCCGTGGGCCAGATATGGGGGAAGAAGACAGATCTCGCAAGGGGAGGAGCTTGCACGACACCGGCGAGGCTGTGGCGAGGGCGAGTACCGCATGCCAGGAGAGGGCAATGCTCAAAGAGAACAAACACCTCGCACACGTGTCGCCAACGAAGCTAACACCGGACCAGCAAGCTCCTCACACGCCATATTAGGGGGAATAGACTGATCTAGCAATGGCAGGGAGGCATGTCTTCATCTATGTACAACGACACCGTACACATACAGTCACTAGGACATGACCACCTACAACGGCACAACCAAAGCGAGTGTTGCCACCCTATCAGGTCACTACTCGTGCGGCACCTCCGCGCGTAGACCAAAATGGCTGCCACCATATCATGGACCGGCCCGCATGACGACACCCTCATGGTGGCCCTCGACGCTACCATATGCAACAAGAAGCTCCTCATGGAGCATGTGTTGCTCCTGAGGGAGGCCTACCCACCTGCCAGGGCGTGAACCTGGCTGCTCGGCCACACCGAATCGCAGATCCCAGTGGCCCCACATCAATGAAGCCGTTGACTCATCGGACTTTGCGTGCTTGCACACTTCCACGTGGATCCAGATGGTGGAGCGCAGATCCCGACCGCCGGCCAGCGTAGACAAGCAGAATCTAGCTGCAGGGGCCATAAGTGAGTAGATCTGGCCACAAAACGCAAGCTCACGAGCGGATCTCACTGGAGTAGCAAGGATTCAGCCGCCCAACGTTGAGCTGACCACAGGAACCACCGAAGGGAAGaaagggggagggagagaaaagGGATGAAGGGGCCACGACGTAAGTCGCTTGGTTCCATCAttggccgccgccaccactgcTGACCGACAATGAAGGAGGTGGCCGCACCATACTCACAGACAGGGTCGAGGGCGGCAAAGCTTGAGTCTTCCCCATGTAGCCTAAGAGGAGAGACGTGAGAGCCCAAGTTCGATTACGTTTATTCTCTTCACTTTTTCTGATTAAGTTTAACCCAAAAACAATTGATTTCAATCACTCTACCCCTTGATGCCCATTTTAAGAATGGTTTTGCCTTTGCCACCACCCTTACCTCTCTCGACACACATATGTACACA
The nucleotide sequence above comes from Phragmites australis chromosome 4, lpPhrAust1.1, whole genome shotgun sequence. Encoded proteins:
- the LOC133916002 gene encoding protein LNK1-like isoform X2, coding for MPDWRVGEFEGNFKDEFARSNNNNSEHEIGIESPSITSSKKLKNAFASEKSHQGVISGANNSDSQKFNSEHIQSANGIVSQDINSTSDCIGECKDSSNAFPLREENTIAETRCPTDNWNTCQFALSNGSPILNNHSAPEGSLSYGDNDLNYIDWPGIDNFEDVDTLFRCDATYGQKQLENTDDLSWIPSSDAVYSSDVALQQGFDTSYSDYGILDDLSAFHCAEDKSLPSVDPSAALCDKQFNDTYLFSEQKNVNAYGEVYQEDVMELLPTDQICNGHGNFDMVGSQYSSENATQVIEDKKFSIASASQLSTSQDLLKQRHHLDSSSPSNITSESYAERNCQFSPSGASFAQRNSKVQTKVVNIQPRQPTSDNVLNGHPQALTRRASYPCENYETEKRGLGKRTLGDPQVTMGSSMVVDGSSMSSDNSVEESSFRQLQDAVSQLDVQTKLCIRDGLYRLARSAQHRQVFPNTTNSNGDSQDAKDMQNAETSRKFVDPRSIETQTNPIDRSIALLLFHQSLDHVAGAVDDSSSLKSHKKQHLGPAKNQGVVPASSIYSPRGQGGSKDAKSRDNY
- the LOC133916002 gene encoding protein LNK1-like isoform X1, which codes for MPDWRVGEFEGNFKDEFARSNNNNSEHEIGIESPSITSSKKLKNAFASEKSHQGVISGANNSDSQKFNSEHIQSANGIVSQDINSTSDCIGECKDSSNAFPLREENTIAETRCPTDNWNTCQFALSNGSPILNNHSAPEGSLSYGDNDLNYIDWPGIDNFEDVDTLFRRCDATYGQKQLENTDDLSWIPSSDAVYSSDVALQQGFDTSYSDYGILDDLSAFHCAEDKSLPSVDPSAALCDKQFNDTYLFSEQKNVNAYGEVYQEDVMELLPTDQICNGHGNFDMVGSQYSSENATQVIEDKKFSIASASQLSTSQDLLKQRHHLDSSSPSNITSESYAERNCQFSPSGASFAQRNSKVQTKVVNIQPRQPTSDNVLNGHPQALTRRASYPCENYETEKRGLGKRTLGDPQVTMGSSMVVDGSSMSSDNSVEESSFRQLQDAVSQLDVQTKLCIRDGLYRLARSAQHRQVFPNTTNSNGDSQDAKDMQNAETSRKFVDPRSIETQTNPIDRSIALLLFHQSLDHVAGAVDDSSSLKSHKKQHLGPAKNQGVVPASSIYSPRGQGGSKDAKSRDNY